One genomic region from Roseofilum reptotaenium CS-1145 encodes:
- a CDS encoding glycosyl transferase translates to MSRPTLYLAITNHGFGHAVRMASVAAAIAQRNPEILLILVTTVPRWLLESYISVDFIHRPRGFDVGVIQSDSLTMDKEQTLEKLKQIRKNEHSIIAGEVNFIRQNRVDLVLADLPHLAIEIAHSAGIPCWMMGNFGWDFIYRPWGGEFLEIADWISNSYRQCDRLFRLPIHEPMSAFLEMVDVGLTGGMPRSTVEQLRQQFQISAPKERTVLLTFGGLSLQAIPYDTLKGFPDWRFITFDAQAPDLPNLIKARGYEYRPVDFMPLCDRLISKPGYSTFAEALRLGTPIASLTRDGFAETPVLMEGLQDYGRHQIIDPEAFFSGDWSFLHQVPTPPRTDVVLDKTGSESIAEAAINYFI, encoded by the coding sequence ATGTCTCGACCTACTTTATATCTGGCAATCACCAATCATGGTTTTGGTCATGCCGTGAGGATGGCCTCAGTTGCCGCCGCGATCGCGCAACGTAATCCTGAAATTCTCCTCATTTTAGTGACTACTGTTCCCCGATGGTTACTCGAATCCTATATTTCGGTTGACTTTATCCACCGTCCCAGGGGGTTTGATGTGGGGGTGATTCAGTCCGACAGCTTGACCATGGATAAAGAACAGACTCTAGAGAAACTGAAACAGATTCGCAAAAATGAACACTCCATTATTGCCGGAGAAGTGAATTTCATTCGCCAAAATCGGGTTGATTTAGTATTAGCTGATTTGCCCCATTTAGCCATAGAGATTGCCCATAGTGCCGGAATTCCTTGTTGGATGATGGGTAATTTTGGCTGGGATTTTATTTATCGTCCTTGGGGAGGTGAATTTCTTGAGATCGCCGATTGGATTAGCAATAGTTATCGCCAGTGCGATCGCCTGTTTCGGCTACCGATTCATGAACCCATGAGTGCATTTCTGGAAATGGTTGATGTAGGGTTAACCGGGGGGATGCCTCGATCGACTGTGGAGCAATTGCGCCAACAGTTCCAAATTTCTGCTCCCAAAGAACGCACGGTATTATTAACATTTGGCGGGTTAAGCTTGCAAGCGATTCCCTATGATACCCTCAAGGGGTTTCCCGACTGGCGGTTTATCACCTTCGATGCCCAAGCTCCCGATCTACCCAATTTGATTAAAGCGAGGGGATATGAATATCGGCCAGTCGATTTTATGCCCCTTTGCGATCGCCTGATCTCTAAACCGGGATATAGTACATTTGCGGAGGCCTTGCGCTTAGGAACTCCCATTGCTTCTTTAACACGAGACGGCTTTGCCGAAACCCCGGTTTTAATGGAAGGATTGCAAGATTACGGCAGACATCAGATTATTGATCCAGAAGCTTTCTTTAGCGGAGATTGGAGCTTTTTACACCAAGTGCCTACGCCTCCCAGAACGGATGTAGTTTTGGATAAAACCGGCAGCGAGTCGATCGCCGAAGCCGCGATCAACTACTTTATATAA
- the rsgA gene encoding small ribosomal subunit biogenesis GTPase RsgA, which yields MNQVWVGTVLAVQANFYQVQLDEQEGTPLLCTRRSRLKKIGQRVMVGDRVRVEDPDWSGLRGAIAQVYPRTTELSRPPVANADQLLLVFSVDQPSLDPYQLSRFLVKGESTSLSLCLCLNKSDLVSTEWKEEWCHRLGQWGYVPLFISVVSGQGLAELEQQLAQRVTIVAGPSGVGKSSLINTLIPNAHLRVGKVSGKLQKGRHTTRHVELFKLPSGGLLADTPGFNQPDVDYPPEALGDYFPEVRALMKVDHCQFSDCLHREEPDCAIRGDWERYEHYLMFLQEAIARQEQRDRQADPESTLKRKGHNTYEPKLNTKKYRRPSRRTQQQQLEEWYKDAEI from the coding sequence ATGAATCAGGTTTGGGTGGGTACGGTGTTGGCAGTTCAAGCCAATTTTTATCAAGTTCAGCTTGATGAGCAAGAAGGAACTCCTTTGTTGTGTACTCGCCGATCGCGCCTGAAGAAGATTGGTCAACGGGTGATGGTGGGCGATCGCGTGCGGGTGGAAGATCCAGATTGGTCGGGTTTGCGGGGGGCGATCGCCCAAGTCTATCCCCGAACTACCGAGTTATCCCGGCCTCCTGTAGCCAATGCGGATCAACTGTTACTGGTTTTTTCTGTCGATCAACCCAGTCTCGACCCCTATCAACTCAGCCGGTTTCTCGTCAAAGGCGAATCAACATCATTGAGTTTATGTCTCTGTTTAAACAAGAGTGACCTGGTTTCAACTGAGTGGAAAGAAGAATGGTGTCACCGCTTAGGACAATGGGGTTATGTGCCTCTGTTCATTAGTGTGGTGAGTGGACAGGGGTTAGCAGAACTCGAGCAACAGCTAGCGCAACGAGTCACGATTGTTGCAGGGCCTTCTGGGGTGGGAAAATCAAGTTTAATTAATACTTTGATTCCCAATGCCCATTTGCGGGTAGGGAAAGTGTCTGGAAAGCTCCAAAAGGGACGACACACCACTCGTCATGTGGAGTTATTTAAGTTACCTAGTGGCGGACTTTTGGCGGATACCCCCGGATTTAATCAGCCGGATGTAGACTATCCTCCAGAAGCATTAGGAGATTATTTTCCAGAAGTGCGGGCGCTCATGAAGGTCGATCATTGCCAATTTAGTGACTGTTTGCATCGGGAAGAACCGGATTGTGCAATTCGAGGAGACTGGGAGCGCTACGAACATTATCTCATGTTTTTGCAAGAGGCGATCGCCCGTCAAGAACAGCGCGATCGCCAAGCCGATCCTGAATCTACCCTGAAGCGTAAAGGTCACAATACTTACGAGCCTAAACTGAATACCAAAAAATATCGCCGTCCCTCCCGCCGTACCCAACAACAACAGTTGGAAGAATGGTACAAAGATGCTGAAATTTGA
- a CDS encoding HepT-like ribonuclease domain-containing protein yields the protein MPSRAWPLRIQDILDAIARIQQATAGMSYEQFEDMEDLVLHGILYNFVIIGEASINVNDSIKSRYPQIPWRLMGDMRNVMTHEYFRVKQRLVWNTIENHLPAVVPMLETLLQQEMGEE from the coding sequence GTGCCTTCTAGAGCATGGCCACTACGGATACAAGATATTCTAGATGCGATCGCCCGCATTCAACAAGCAACTGCGGGCATGAGTTATGAGCAGTTTGAAGACATGGAAGATCTTGTTTTACACGGAATTCTTTACAATTTTGTGATAATTGGTGAGGCTTCAATCAACGTTAACGATAGCATCAAGTCTCGCTATCCTCAAATTCCCTGGCGTTTAATGGGGGATATGAGAAATGTGATGACTCACGAATACTTTCGAGTCAAGCAAAGGTTAGTCTGGAATACAATTGAAAATCACTTACCTGCTGTAGTTCCCATGCTAGAGACACTATTGCAGCAAGAGATGGGAGAAGAATAG
- a CDS encoding DUF5615 family PIN-like protein, which yields MKFLLDVNANGSLSDFLKDLGYDVACVRDVDRSMSDGDILDWAVREQRIIITTDSDFEQLIWLQD from the coding sequence ATGAAATTTTTGCTCGATGTCAATGCCAATGGTTCTTTATCCGATTTTTTGAAAGATTTGGGATATGATGTTGCTTGCGTTCGGGATGTCGATCGCAGTATGAGTGATGGTGACATTTTGGATTGGGCTGTAAGAGAACAGCGTATTATCATCACCACAGATTCTGATTTTGAACAACTGATATGGCTACAAGATTAA
- the ureE gene encoding urease accessory protein UreE translates to MTSITLTQRCLQLDDSQIAFTLPLTAWERTRSRYQTETPDGVTVELRLPRGTVLQNGDLLQTAIADTLVQVIAKPEPVLEVTSETAIGLLRAAYHLGNRHIPVEITPDYLRLEVDPVLRTMLEQLGVNVREKIAPFQPEPGAYSAAH, encoded by the coding sequence ATGACCTCAATTACCCTGACCCAGCGCTGTTTGCAGTTGGATGATTCCCAAATTGCCTTTACCCTTCCCTTAACTGCTTGGGAGCGTACTCGCAGTCGCTATCAGACGGAAACTCCGGACGGGGTAACGGTTGAGTTACGATTACCGAGGGGAACGGTTCTCCAAAATGGCGACCTTTTACAAACGGCGATCGCCGATACCCTGGTGCAAGTGATCGCCAAACCGGAACCCGTATTAGAAGTGACCTCGGAAACGGCGATCGGTCTTCTGCGAGCAGCCTATCATCTCGGAAATCGTCATATTCCTGTCGAAATCACTCCAGACTACTTACGTTTAGAAGTTGACCCGGTACTCCGAACAATGTTAGAGCAATTAGGAGTAAATGTAAGGGAAAAAATTGCTCCCTTCCAACCCGAACCCGGAGCATACAGTGCTGCGCATTAG
- a CDS encoding RNA-guided endonuclease InsQ/TnpB family protein, which translates to MIVYEFKIKAKPSQYTAIDEAIRTAQFIRNKCLCYWMDRLGNSRNDLNKYCAVLAKEFSFAKNLNSMARQASAERAWFAIERFYENYKKKKTGKKGYPKFKKYSRSVEYKNCGWKLLSPKRIKFTDKNDIGELKLVGTSDLGHYSTAQIKRIRLIRRADGYYCQFCIKVDLKIELEPTNQMVGLDVGLKYFLADSNGHTEPNPRFYREAEKMLKRANRQKSKKYRKNKKPQSKNYHKARKRYARQHLKVSRRREEHAKRIAGSVIHSNDVVAYEDLNIAGLVRNHKLAKSISDAGWSQFRRWLEYFGGKYGRVTIAVPPHYTSQECSNCGEIVKKTLSTRTHICPHCQYVEDRDINAAKVILQRGLKILWGTEEFTLQERSPLGELEKSCPLTASR; encoded by the coding sequence ATAATAGTTTACGAATTCAAAATTAAGGCAAAACCAAGCCAATACACAGCCATCGATGAAGCGATCAGAACGGCCCAATTCATCCGTAACAAATGCCTATGTTATTGGATGGACAGATTAGGCAATTCAAGAAATGATCTAAACAAATATTGCGCTGTGTTGGCTAAAGAATTTAGTTTTGCTAAAAATTTGAACAGTATGGCTAGACAGGCTTCTGCTGAACGTGCCTGGTTTGCGATAGAACGTTTTTACGAAAACTACAAGAAGAAAAAAACCGGCAAGAAAGGATATCCTAAATTTAAGAAATATTCTCGCTCAGTCGAGTATAAAAATTGTGGATGGAAGCTCCTTTCTCCCAAGCGAATCAAGTTTACCGACAAAAATGATATTGGAGAGTTAAAACTCGTAGGAACTTCGGACTTGGGGCATTATTCTACCGCTCAAATCAAACGCATTAGATTAATTCGGAGAGCAGACGGATACTATTGTCAATTCTGTATTAAGGTAGATCTCAAGATTGAATTAGAACCGACTAATCAAATGGTTGGGTTGGACGTAGGGCTTAAATATTTTCTGGCTGATTCAAATGGACATACTGAGCCGAATCCTAGGTTTTATAGAGAAGCAGAAAAAATGCTCAAAAGGGCCAATCGCCAGAAGTCCAAAAAATACCGTAAAAACAAGAAACCTCAATCCAAAAATTATCACAAGGCTAGAAAAAGGTATGCTCGGCAGCATTTGAAAGTAAGTAGGCGGCGAGAAGAACATGCAAAAAGAATTGCCGGTTCCGTTATCCACTCTAACGATGTGGTTGCCTATGAAGATTTGAATATCGCCGGCCTGGTTAGAAACCATAAACTAGCCAAGTCGATAAGTGATGCAGGATGGTCGCAGTTTCGGCGGTGGTTAGAATATTTTGGGGGTAAATACGGAAGAGTAACGATTGCAGTTCCTCCCCACTATACCTCTCAGGAATGTTCCAATTGTGGCGAAATTGTCAAAAAGACCCTATCAACTCGTACTCACATTTGTCCACACTGCCAATATGTGGAGGATCGTGACATTAACGCGGCGAAAGTAATTCTGCAACGTGGATTAAAAATACTCTGGGGCACAGAGGAATTTACGCTTCAGGAGAGAAGCCCTCTTGGTGAGTTGGAGAAATCCTGCCCTCTTACGGCATCTCGATGA
- a CDS encoding GUN4 domain-containing protein, giving the protein MANPQLRLMILSFPLTSYLLLGRLLLTLIDLSSHLSAKLWNWAIADRQQYSYSLKNDRGLILGFPLAFPLLSLLALSSLLWCTVLVLLKVGKRDRLLEQVQKLLGDESLFVIALPAECYHWLEGLVTGVFEAIEGLMTPGISAEFLEVVPVENSVVPEPAVVEAVEESTPEPQAAVLSSAAPVYPTNPNVPLRSESGIDYTRLQDLLADRKWKESNQETLGLILRATRRESDGWLDALNLDELPCTELDTINELWMAYSKGKFGLSVQSRLYEQVGGDYGQFCDRIGWRKESQWTKPTELNYTDNAPPGHLPYLGSAIGYSLLSHKLKTCGIQ; this is encoded by the coding sequence ATGGCTAACCCGCAACTCCGTTTGATGATCCTGTCCTTTCCCCTTACAAGTTATCTTTTGCTAGGACGGCTCTTATTAACGCTGATCGATCTGAGTTCTCACCTGAGTGCAAAATTGTGGAATTGGGCGATCGCCGATCGGCAACAGTACTCTTACTCTCTCAAAAATGACCGAGGATTGATTTTAGGGTTTCCCCTGGCATTTCCCTTACTCTCTCTTCTAGCGCTCAGTTCCCTGTTATGGTGTACGGTTTTGGTACTGTTGAAGGTGGGTAAGCGCGATCGTCTCTTGGAGCAGGTACAAAAGTTGCTTGGCGATGAATCGCTGTTTGTGATTGCACTTCCGGCTGAGTGTTATCACTGGCTCGAAGGATTGGTAACGGGAGTGTTTGAGGCGATCGAGGGGTTGATGACTCCGGGAATATCAGCCGAGTTCTTGGAAGTCGTGCCTGTGGAAAATAGTGTTGTTCCTGAACCTGCTGTTGTGGAAGCGGTTGAAGAGTCAACACCAGAACCCCAAGCTGCTGTCTTATCTTCTGCTGCTCCAGTTTATCCAACTAACCCGAATGTTCCCTTGCGTTCAGAAAGTGGTATAGATTATACTCGACTTCAGGATTTACTCGCGGATCGTAAGTGGAAAGAAAGCAATCAAGAAACCCTCGGTCTGATTTTACGGGCAACTCGACGAGAAAGTGATGGTTGGTTAGATGCCCTGAATTTAGATGAGTTACCTTGTACAGAATTAGACACTATAAATGAACTTTGGATGGCCTATAGTAAAGGCAAATTTGGCTTAAGTGTGCAATCTCGGCTCTATGAACAGGTGGGAGGAGATTATGGTCAGTTTTGCGATCGCATTGGCTGGCGTAAAGAGAGTCAATGGACAAAGCCGACTGAGTTAAACTATACGGATAATGCGCCTCCAGGTCATTTACCTTATCTGGGATCGGCGATCGGTTATTCCCTACTCAGTCATAAACTCAAAACCTGTGGTATTCAATAA
- a CDS encoding efflux RND transporter permease subunit, translating into MSQSPRSLSAIAIRRHIGTLMLTVAVIVVGFFALSQLPVDLLPAITYPRIGVRVDTPGLAPQVAVDEVTRPLEEGLAATEGVVQVFSETREGRVSLNLYFDPGSDIDQALNDATATLNRTINQLPDDLEPPRIFKFDPSQLPVYEFALTSEGLQGVDLRVFGDQELARELTVVPGVAGVDVSGGLQEEVQVNLDLKRMTSLGITINDVLDNLRDRNLDSSGGRLRNIPTESLTRTIGRFANAQDILNLSFELSDSPSSRQVYLRDFAQVIDGTERQQVLVSLNGIPAVKVSVQKQPEANTVQVVDAVKARIEELRSGGIIPDDMILTSTLDESRFIRQSIRNVVIAGLTGSGLAAIAVLLFLGSLRQTLIVILAIPLATLTAIILMFAFGLSLNVFSLGGLALGVGIVVDNSIVMLENMVSQHQALRLRSERPLSGVEGDIDLPISPYLEAQKAASQLESALLASTSTNLVAVLPFVLIGGFFSLLFNELILTISFSVAASLIVSLTVVPMLTSRLLRVRRSSGLDKRGPLRWFNQQFLLITGGYGRILRGVIRVRILAIALAVLILGYGSVRLAADIPQEILPRINTGQARLFAQFPPGSNLETNQKVMEAVDRILVEQPETEYAFTTTGGFLFANLTIENLLRSSSTITLKPGSNVQAFVENVQRELNQLNLVNIRLRLFPDAVRGLILNNSPVRGDIDVAIATSLGPDGIEDPDILAQAGRQVLKALDENVTLARFRPDADPSQLEVQIRPDWERMADFGVTAQELGTTLETAISGTVPTRLQRGNRLVDIRVQLNREALQRIDELRQMPLFSQNNGSTPLTNPRPIRLQDIASLDKGTAPAEIQRVNGRSVFFLVGNLNQGESLSDALAEVDTALENLELPPGARVLPSVAAESNQQLQEAIAILGSLAAFLVFVVMAVQYNSLIDPLVIMLTVPLALAGGILGLYLTETAIGATVLVGGVLLVGIVVNNAIIMVELANQIRAESGLDYRSAILRAAPQRLRPILMTTITTVLGLFPLAVGSGEGGEFLQPLGVVVFSGLSLATLLTLFMIPCFYVLLHEDIGEKLLRLPKK; encoded by the coding sequence ATGAGCCAAAGTCCCAGAAGTTTAAGCGCGATCGCCATTCGTCGGCATATCGGAACCTTGATGTTAACCGTTGCGGTTATCGTTGTCGGTTTTTTTGCCCTCAGTCAGCTCCCCGTTGACCTCCTCCCTGCCATTACCTATCCCCGGATTGGGGTGCGCGTTGATACTCCTGGTCTGGCTCCTCAAGTAGCGGTAGATGAGGTGACTCGGCCCCTAGAAGAAGGATTAGCTGCCACTGAAGGGGTCGTGCAAGTGTTTTCAGAAACTCGTGAAGGTCGGGTTTCCCTCAATCTCTACTTCGACCCTGGTAGTGATATTGACCAAGCTCTCAATGATGCTACGGCGACTCTGAATCGCACGATTAACCAACTGCCAGACGACTTGGAGCCACCGCGCATCTTTAAGTTTGACCCATCCCAACTACCGGTGTATGAATTTGCGCTGACTTCTGAGGGATTACAAGGAGTAGATTTACGGGTATTTGGCGATCAGGAATTGGCGCGGGAACTGACCGTAGTCCCTGGAGTTGCTGGGGTAGATGTCTCTGGAGGACTGCAAGAGGAAGTGCAGGTGAATCTGGACTTGAAACGGATGACGAGTTTGGGCATAACCATTAATGATGTGTTGGATAATTTGCGCGATCGCAATTTAGACAGTTCTGGAGGACGACTACGAAATATCCCTACCGAGAGCCTCACCCGTACCATCGGTCGCTTTGCAAACGCCCAAGATATCCTCAATCTCTCCTTTGAACTGAGTGATTCTCCCTCATCTCGCCAAGTCTATCTACGGGACTTTGCCCAAGTGATTGATGGCACAGAACGACAACAGGTATTGGTTTCCCTGAATGGGATTCCAGCCGTTAAAGTGAGCGTGCAAAAACAGCCAGAAGCCAATACGGTACAAGTCGTTGACGCAGTGAAAGCCAGGATTGAGGAACTGCGCTCTGGGGGCATTATTCCTGATGATATGATTTTGACCTCGACATTGGATGAATCCCGATTTATTCGCCAATCGATTCGCAATGTGGTGATTGCGGGATTAACCGGATCGGGTCTAGCGGCGATCGCCGTTCTCCTATTCCTAGGTTCCCTCCGACAAACTCTGATCGTCATCCTCGCTATTCCCCTGGCAACCCTCACTGCCATTATCCTCATGTTTGCCTTTGGTCTCTCCCTCAACGTCTTCAGTTTGGGAGGACTTGCTTTAGGGGTGGGTATTGTCGTAGACAACTCCATCGTGATGCTGGAAAACATGGTTAGCCAACATCAGGCTCTTCGACTGCGCTCAGAGCGTCCCCTGAGCGGAGTCGAAGGGGACATCGATCTCCCCATTTCCCCCTATCTGGAAGCGCAAAAAGCCGCCTCACAACTCGAATCTGCGCTCTTAGCCTCCACTTCAACTAACCTGGTTGCCGTCTTACCCTTCGTACTCATTGGGGGATTCTTCTCATTGCTCTTCAATGAACTGATCCTCACCATTAGTTTTTCCGTTGCCGCGTCCCTGATTGTGTCCTTAACCGTGGTTCCCATGCTCACTTCCCGGTTATTGCGCGTGCGACGCTCCAGCGGTTTAGACAAAAGGGGCCCCTTACGCTGGTTTAACCAGCAGTTCCTGTTGATTACAGGGGGCTATGGACGGATATTAAGAGGGGTGATTCGAGTCCGAATTCTGGCGATCGCGTTAGCGGTATTGATTCTCGGTTATGGTAGCGTTCGCCTCGCTGCTGACATTCCCCAAGAAATTCTTCCCAGAATCAACACCGGACAAGCGCGTTTATTTGCCCAATTTCCCCCTGGAAGCAACCTAGAAACCAACCAGAAAGTGATGGAAGCGGTCGATCGCATTCTAGTCGAACAACCGGAAACCGAATATGCCTTTACCACCACTGGCGGATTTCTGTTTGCCAATCTCACTATTGAAAATTTACTGCGATCGAGTAGTACCATTACCCTCAAACCGGGCAGTAATGTCCAGGCGTTTGTCGAAAACGTTCAACGCGAACTCAATCAACTGAATCTCGTTAATATTCGCCTACGCTTATTTCCGGATGCAGTGCGGGGGTTAATTTTAAATAATTCCCCCGTGCGCGGCGATATTGATGTGGCGATCGCCACATCTCTCGGCCCCGATGGGATTGAAGACCCAGATATTCTTGCTCAAGCCGGTCGCCAAGTTCTGAAAGCCTTAGATGAAAACGTGACCTTAGCCCGATTTCGCCCCGATGCTGACCCCTCGCAACTAGAAGTCCAAATTCGTCCCGACTGGGAAAGAATGGCCGATTTTGGGGTCACTGCACAAGAGTTAGGGACAACGTTGGAAACGGCTATCTCAGGAACCGTTCCCACCCGGCTACAACGGGGTAATCGTTTAGTGGATATCCGCGTACAACTCAACCGAGAGGCGTTACAGAGGATTGATGAACTCCGGCAAATGCCCCTGTTTTCACAAAATAATGGTTCGACTCCGCTCACCAACCCCCGTCCCATTCGTCTACAAGATATAGCGAGTTTGGATAAGGGAACAGCACCGGCAGAAATTCAGCGCGTGAATGGGCGATCTGTCTTTTTTCTAGTAGGAAACTTGAATCAGGGGGAGAGTTTAAGTGACGCTCTAGCGGAAGTTGACACAGCTTTAGAGAATCTAGAACTCCCTCCAGGGGCGCGAGTTTTGCCGTCGGTTGCCGCCGAATCGAATCAACAACTGCAAGAGGCGATCGCTATTTTGGGCAGTTTGGCGGCGTTCCTGGTGTTTGTGGTCATGGCAGTTCAGTATAACTCTTTAATCGATCCCTTGGTGATTATGCTCACGGTTCCCCTGGCTCTCGCGGGGGGAATTTTAGGATTGTACCTGACGGAAACGGCGATCGGGGCTACCGTATTAGTCGGTGGCGTTTTATTAGTGGGAATTGTGGTCAATAATGCCATTATTATGGTTGAATTAGCCAATCAAATTCGCGCCGAATCGGGATTAGATTATCGTAGTGCCATTTTAAGAGCCGCTCCCCAACGATTACGGCCGATTTTAATGACGACTATTACCACAGTGTTAGGTTTATTTCCCTTGGCTGTAGGTTCAGGAGAAGGGGGAGAATTTTTGCAACCATTAGGCGTGGTGGTGTTTTCGGGCTTATCCTTGGCCACCCTGTTAACCTTATTTATGATTCCCTGTTTCTATGTGCTGTTGCACGAAGATATTGGCGAGAAATTGTTGAGATTGCCGAAAAAGTAG
- a CDS encoding Uma2 family endonuclease, which produces MVIAAPEPQATVQPKGEQRVVFRGITWENYVHILDQLPQSRGSRLIYDDGVLEITMPLEDHEFARCLIERFIVVLVELLGLSIKTMGSTTMNYPLLRKGAEPDSAYYFQNQPLVKGRNVNFAQDPPPDLVVEVDITHTDIAKNEFYARLGVPEFWRFDGQVWRIYTLKSGVYVEVEQSPTFAEVPKEWLYQFLATAKEDEIGAMRELRGRWQEATNS; this is translated from the coding sequence ATGGTTATTGCAGCACCAGAACCTCAAGCAACCGTACAACCCAAGGGCGAACAACGGGTTGTTTTTCGTGGTATCACGTGGGAGAACTATGTACACATCCTCGATCAACTGCCTCAATCCAGAGGTTCTCGTCTAATCTATGATGATGGAGTTCTAGAGATCACTATGCCCTTAGAAGACCATGAATTTGCCCGGTGTTTAATTGAGCGATTTATTGTGGTTTTGGTTGAGTTGTTGGGTCTTTCCATTAAGACCATGGGATCGACAACCATGAATTATCCCCTGTTAAGAAAAGGAGCAGAACCGGATAGTGCCTATTATTTTCAAAATCAGCCGTTGGTGAAAGGACGCAATGTGAATTTTGCCCAAGATCCGCCCCCAGATTTGGTGGTTGAGGTAGATATTACCCACACGGATATTGCTAAGAATGAATTTTATGCTCGTTTGGGTGTGCCAGAGTTTTGGCGTTTTGATGGGCAGGTGTGGCGGATTTATACTCTGAAGTCTGGGGTATATGTGGAAGTGGAGCAAAGTCCAACGTTTGCCGAAGTGCCGAAGGAGTGGTTATACCAGTTTTTAGCCACAGCAAAAGAAGATGAGATCGGGGCAATGCGAGAGTTGAGGGGACGCTGGCAGGAAGCAACCAATTCCTAG
- a CDS encoding DUF433 domain-containing protein — protein MADLNDSLLSRITFDRQIFGSKPIIRGMRISVAMILELLAKGASIPEILEDYPDLEMADIYAALFYAYRLINSEEIVERSVAS, from the coding sequence ATGGCCGATCTGAATGATTCTCTGCTCTCAAGAATTACATTTGATCGCCAGATTTTTGGCAGTAAGCCCATTATTCGAGGAATGAGAATTTCCGTGGCTATGATTTTAGAATTGTTGGCAAAAGGGGCATCAATACCAGAGATTTTAGAGGATTATCCTGACCTGGAAATGGCTGATATTTATGCTGCTCTGTTCTATGCCTATCGTCTCATCAATAGCGAAGAAATAGTGGAGCGATCAGTAGCATCATAA
- a CDS encoding universal stress protein, translating to MVYQKILVALDRSLQAETVFEKGLALAQQFSSQMMLFHRLGLEESSLFTYVGPYGHTLTNFSQAVQEQMAEETEQTRQWLTCYCDRAQEAGVSCEWEWKMGDTGRWICDLAKSWGADLIVVGRRGRHEVAEVLLGSVSNYVVHRASCSVFIVQDKPLLSEPT from the coding sequence ATGGTTTATCAAAAGATTTTAGTTGCCCTCGATCGCTCCCTTCAAGCAGAAACCGTTTTTGAGAAAGGGTTAGCTCTAGCGCAACAGTTTTCTTCTCAAATGATGCTCTTTCACCGTCTCGGCTTGGAAGAAAGTAGTCTGTTTACCTACGTTGGTCCCTATGGCCATACCTTAACTAACTTTTCCCAAGCAGTACAAGAACAGATGGCAGAGGAAACGGAACAGACTCGTCAATGGCTCACTTGCTATTGCGATCGCGCTCAAGAAGCAGGTGTTTCCTGTGAATGGGAATGGAAAATGGGTGATACTGGACGTTGGATCTGCGATCTAGCCAAAAGCTGGGGTGCAGATTTAATTGTCGTGGGACGTAGGGGAAGACATGAAGTTGCTGAGGTACTACTCGGTAGTGTCAGTAATTATGTCGTTCATCGTGCTTCCTGTTCCGTGTTCATTGTCCAAGACAAACCCCTGCTATCCGAGCCAACCTGA
- a CDS encoding nucleotidyltransferase family protein yields MNKEQVLATLANHRQELEALGVKSLDLFGSVARDEARPDSDIDFLVDFSIEASLFDLFRLQHYLEDLFGCDIDLGTEDALREHLREPVLQEVIRAF; encoded by the coding sequence ATGAATAAAGAACAGGTACTGGCAACTTTAGCCAATCATCGGCAAGAACTAGAGGCATTAGGAGTCAAGTCTCTTGATTTATTTGGCTCAGTCGCTAGAGACGAAGCACGACCCGATAGCGATATTGACTTTCTCGTAGACTTTTCTATAGAAGCGAGTTTGTTTGACTTATTTCGCCTGCAACACTATCTAGAAGATCTGTTTGGTTGTGATATAGACTTAGGCACAGAAGATGCCTTGAGAGAACATTTGCGAGAACCGGTTCTCCAGGAGGTGATTCGTGCCTTCTAG